TCGGATCGTCGCGCCAGCCCGGGAACTCCCTGGCCTCGCGGGGCTCGGCGAGGTAGACCCGGTCGGGGATGCCGGCCTCGCGGGAACCGTAGTGCGGGTAGGCCAGGTAGAGCTGGGTCTTGCGCTTCTTCAGGACGGGCGTCGGCGCGGTCTTGGCCTTGATGAACTCGAGGACGTCCACGAGGAGGTCGGGGCGCCGGCGCGCCACCAGCTCCAGGCGCAGCCGTTCGTGGACGCGCAGCCGCTGGGCGACGCCCTCGTTCCAGTAGGCGGCCATCAGCGGCTCGGCCAGTTCCATCTTGGTGCGCCGGATGTCCTCGTCGTTCCTGAGGAAGACGGGCCCGAACTGCGGCAGCACGGTGACGAGGAAGGGGCGGACCATGAGCACGTCCCGCTTGGGGCCGGGCGGGACGAGGCGCTCCAGCAGGCCCATCAGGGCGCGCGCGGAGTCGAAGCGCAGGGTGTAGCTCCCGGTCTTCGTCACCTGTTTGCCGTCGGTGCGGCCCACCAGGTAGTAGCAGGTGTAGTCGGCGACCACGGAGACGCCGTCGGCCCGCAGGTAGGCCTCCATCGTGAACAGGGCGTCCTCTCCGGTCCACAGCGACTCGTCGAAGCTCATGCCGTGGCGCTCCAGGAACTCCCGGCGGAACAGCTTCTGCGCGCTGAGCGTGAACTTGATGTTGGAGGAGTAGACGTCCGTGCGTTCGAGGGTCTTGCCCCACATCGACTTCGGGGGGTTGCGGTTGATGCCCTCGACCCGGCCGAGGACCACGTCGGTGCCGTTGCGGTCGGCCATCGCGACCATGCGTTCCAGGGCCTCCGGCCCGAGCCGGTCGTCGGCGTCGAGGAAGAAGACGTAGCGGCCGGTGGCCTTGGAGAGGCCGACGTTGCGCGGGCCGCTGGGGCCGCCGGAGTTCTCCTGGCGGACCACCGTGACGGCCATGTGGGCGCGGGCTGCGAACTCCTCGAGGCACTCCCCCGTGCCGTCCCGGGAGCCGTCGTCCACGGCGATGACCTCCAGGCGCGCCGCGTCCAGGGTCTGTGCCTCGACCGAGGCGAGGCACTCGACCAGGTACGGCATGGCTTCGTACGCCCCGATGACCACCGTGACGTCAGGCTGCGCAACGGTCACTTTTCCCTCTCAGCACACACCGGTTCCCCCACATGAACGCTCTGGATACCCGGTAGACGGCGGATGAACGGGGCGGGTTGCCTGGGTTTTGGTAAGTGTTCCACATCACATGATGTGGAAAATCGCCGATATCGCAAAAGGGCCGGGCCCCAGGAGAAGATCTTCTCCTGGGGCCCGGCCCGAGGCCTGCGGGGTTCAGCCGGCCGTGACGCCCTTGGGCAGCTCCGCGCCGTCGTCCGGGGCGGCGCCGACCGCGGCGTCGGTCCCCGGGGCGTGGGCGTCCTGGCCGACGTTGCGCGTCTCGGCCTTCAGCGCGAGCTCGCTGATCGCGCTGTCGAACTGCTGGAGCGAGGTGGGCTCGTCCGGTCCGAGCAGGTACTCCTTGAGCTCCTTGCGGTCCTTGGCCAGCGGATCGGCGGCCGGGTGACGGACCGCGTCCAGCAGCTGGTCCAGCTCGGCCGCGCCGTTGCTGAGGATCACGGCCGCGCGCACCGCGGTGTTCTGCCGCCTGAACTCCTCGGCGCCCAGCTCCGCGGAGTCCGTGACCGCGTACGGCTTGCCGCTCGCGATGAAGTCGGAGACCACGCTGGAGATGTCCGAGACCATCGCCTCGGAGGCGTTGAAGCAGTCGTACAGGCGCGGTTCGGTGCCGGTGATCACCCGGTGCTCGTACGAGGGGAAGGAGCGCCAGTAGGTCTCGTTCCACTCGGCGCGCAGCCTGGCCGCCTCCTCGTGCTTGCGGACGTCGACGATGCCGTCGCGGCTCGTCACGGCTTCGTCCGCGCGCTCGTCGAACGCGAGGGAGAGGCCGTCCAGCCGGGCCTTGAGACGGGTCAGCTCCGTCTTGGCGCGGGCCTGGGCCGCGGGGTCGGCGGTGAAGCGGCGGTCGGCCGCGCGCTCGGCGGCGGCCTTCTTGATCAGTGCGGTGATCCGCCGGTGCGCCGCGCCCGCCTTGGCGCTGCGGGTGCCGGTGAAGGGGTGCGGCTTGTACAGGACGCGGACCGGCGGCTCGGCCGCGATCAGCTTCTTCACGATGTTCTCGCCGGCCAGCAGCAGCGAGGTGTTGCCCGGGTTGTCGTCCCAGCCCTCCCAGGTGGGCGCGTACAGCACCGTCGGGCAGTCGCCCTCGGCGGGCGTGCCGGAGGCGGTCCTGATCGGCGCGAGCTGCGGACGGCCGACCTCGACGATGTCCTCGTCGCGGATGCCGACGTCGGCGATGGCGTAGCGGTCGCGGCCCGCGCGGCCGGCGGTCCACACCTCGTCGTACACCTTGCTGAACGGGTTGACGCTGGCCAGCTTGTCGCTGTCGCCGTGGCCGATGAAGACGTGCTTCATGGTCGGCACGCGCAGCAGGTGGATGTTCTTGCCGACGTTCGCGCAGTACAGGGCGACCCGCACCATCGACAGGTCCATGTTCATCAGGTG
Above is a genomic segment from Streptomyces asoensis containing:
- a CDS encoding glycosyltransferase family 2 protein; amino-acid sequence: MTVAQPDVTVVIGAYEAMPYLVECLASVEAQTLDAARLEVIAVDDGSRDGTGECLEEFAARAHMAVTVVRQENSGGPSGPRNVGLSKATGRYVFFLDADDRLGPEALERMVAMADRNGTDVVLGRVEGINRNPPKSMWGKTLERTDVYSSNIKFTLSAQKLFRREFLERHGMSFDESLWTGEDALFTMEAYLRADGVSVVADYTCYYLVGRTDGKQVTKTGSYTLRFDSARALMGLLERLVPPGPKRDVLMVRPFLVTVLPQFGPVFLRNDEDIRRTKMELAEPLMAAYWNEGVAQRLRVHERLRLELVARRRPDLLVDVLEFIKAKTAPTPVLKKRKTQLYLAYPHYGSREAGIPDRVYLAEPREAREFPGWRDDPTENFLRGFTRKVRRRLRRRPVRPGGTAAV